Proteins from one Falco cherrug isolate bFalChe1 chromosome 7, bFalChe1.pri, whole genome shotgun sequence genomic window:
- the LACTB gene encoding serine beta-lactamase-like protein LACTB, mitochondrial isoform X2, with amino-acid sequence MRIASISKCLTMMAVAKLWEEGKLDLDAPVQKYVPEFPEKVYEGEKVAITTRLLVSHLSGIRHYEKDITKVKEEKEKANRAFKLTKPDRDKEQEGKGIEKADPVKPRKEHEGEVKSRNSKPGRRDKEFEQEEYYLKEKFESVIESLKIFKNDPLFFKPGSQFLYSTYGFTLLSAVVERVSGQKFTDYMLKMFRDLDMLSTVLDDNEAMIYNRARCYVYNKKGRLVNAPYVDNSYKWAGGGFLSSVGDLLKFGNALLYSYQAGQFKKNNCKLLPGYLKPDTVAMMWTPVPKTEVSWDRDGKYAMAWAVVEKKQQCGCCRQQRHYASHTGGAVGASSVLLILPEELDSEALGTGLVTPPRGVIVSIICNMQSVSLNSTALKIAREFDKEKWAQYID; translated from the exons ATGCGAATTGCTAGTATTAGCAAGTGTCTTACAATGATGGCTGTTGCTAAATTGTGGGAAGAGGGGAAACTGGATTTAGATGCCCCAGTGCAGAAGTATGTCCCTGAATTTCCAGAGAAAGTCTACGAGGGTGAAAAG GTTGCTATTACTACAAGACTGTTAGTGTCACACTTGAGTGGGATTCGTCACTATGAAAAAGATATTACaaaagtaaaggaagaaaaggaaaaagcaaacagagcatTTAAACTAACAAAACCCGATCGGGATAAAGAACAAGAAGGCAAAGGGATTGAGAAGGCTGATCCTGTCAAGCCGAGGAAAGAACACGAAGGTGAAGTAAAAAGCCGAAATTCAAAACCTGGCAGGAGAGACAAGGAATTTGAGCAAGAAGAGTattatttgaaggaaaaatttgAAAGTGTGATTGAATCGctgaagatatttaaaaatgatCCTTTATTCTTTAAACCAG GTAGTCAGTTCTTGTATTCAACGTATGGCTTTACTCTCTTAAGTGCTGTTGTGGAGAGAGTTTCAGGACAAAAATTTACAGATTATATGCTAAAAATGTTCCGTGATTTGGATATGCTATCGACTGTACTAGATGACAATGAAGCAATGATATATAACAGAGCAAG GTGTTACGTTTACAACAAAAAGGGACGGCTGGTAAACGCACCGTATGTGGACAACTCTTACAAGTGGGCTGGCGGTGGCTTTCTTTCGTCAGTAGGTGACCTTCTGAAATTTGGAAATGCCTTGTTGTACAGTTATCAAGCtggacagtttaaaaaaaataactgcaaactTCTTCCTGGGTACCTCAAACCAGACACAGTCGCAATGATGTGGACCCCAGTGCCAAAAACAGAAGTGTCGTGGGACAGGGATGGTAAATATGCAATGGCTTGGGCTGTAGTagagaaaaaacaacaatgTGGCTGTTGCAGACAGCAGAGACACTATGCATCTCATACGGGTGGTGCCGTGGGGGCAAGCAGTGTCCTCCTCATTCTTCCTGAGGAGCTGGACTCTGAAGCTCTAGGTACTGGGCTAGTGACACCACCTAGAGGAGTCATCGTTAGTATTATCTGTAATATGCAATCGGTTTCCCTCAACAGCACTGCCTTAAAGATTGCAAGGGagtttgataaagaaaaatgggCCCAATATATAGATTAG
- the RPS27L gene encoding 40S ribosomal protein S27-like, whose product MPLATDLAHPSLEDERKKHKKKRLVQSPNSYFMDVKCPGCYKITTVFSHAQTVVLCVGCSTVLCQPTGGKARLTEGCSFRRKQH is encoded by the exons ATGCCG CTGGCCACGGACCTGGCGCACCCCTCCTTGGAGGACGAGAGGAAGAAGCACAAGAAGAAGCGCCTGGTGCAGAGCCCGAACTCCTACTTCATGGATGTGAAATGTCCGG GTTGCTACAAGATCACCACTGTATTCAGCCACGCTCAGACAGTAGTTCTGTGTGTAGGGTGCTCAACTGTCCTGTGTCAGCCTACGGGGGGCAAAGCCAGGCTCACAGAAG GCTGTTCATTTAGGAGGAAGCAACACTGA
- the LACTB gene encoding serine beta-lactamase-like protein LACTB, mitochondrial isoform X1 yields the protein MYGLARALRRAAAPGRPPAPRRGGGGAGARPWGWGLALGLALGVKADGGQAAEASALPPPRGFGAAIERSRDLLRRIKDEAGIPGILVGVSVDGKEVWSEGLGYADVENRVVCKPETIMRIASISKCLTMMAVAKLWEEGKLDLDAPVQKYVPEFPEKVYEGEKVAITTRLLVSHLSGIRHYEKDITKVKEEKEKANRAFKLTKPDRDKEQEGKGIEKADPVKPRKEHEGEVKSRNSKPGRRDKEFEQEEYYLKEKFESVIESLKIFKNDPLFFKPGSQFLYSTYGFTLLSAVVERVSGQKFTDYMLKMFRDLDMLSTVLDDNEAMIYNRARCYVYNKKGRLVNAPYVDNSYKWAGGGFLSSVGDLLKFGNALLYSYQAGQFKKNNCKLLPGYLKPDTVAMMWTPVPKTEVSWDRDGKYAMAWAVVEKKQQCGCCRQQRHYASHTGGAVGASSVLLILPEELDSEALGTGLVTPPRGVIVSIICNMQSVSLNSTALKIAREFDKEKWAQYID from the exons ATGTACGGGCTGGCGCGGGCCctgcggcgggcggcggccccggggcggcccccagcgccccggcgggggggcggcggtgccGGAGCGcggccctggggctgggggctggcgcTGGGGCTGGCGCTGGGAGTGAAGGCTGACGGCGGGCAGGCGGCGGAGGCGAGCGCGCTGCCGCCCCCTCGGGGCTTCGGCGCGGCCATCGAGAGGAGCAGGGACCTGCTGCGGAGGATTAAG GATGAAGCAGGAATCCCGGGTATACTAGTCGGAGTTTCTGTAGATGGAAAAGAGGTCTGGTCAGAAG gtTTGGGTTATGCTGATGTAGAGAATCGTGTAGTATGTAAACCAGAGACGATCATGCGAATTGCTAGTATTAGCAAGTGTCTTACAATGATGGCTGTTGCTAAATTGTGGGAAGAGGGGAAACTGGATTTAGATGCCCCAGTGCAGAAGTATGTCCCTGAATTTCCAGAGAAAGTCTACGAGGGTGAAAAG GTTGCTATTACTACAAGACTGTTAGTGTCACACTTGAGTGGGATTCGTCACTATGAAAAAGATATTACaaaagtaaaggaagaaaaggaaaaagcaaacagagcatTTAAACTAACAAAACCCGATCGGGATAAAGAACAAGAAGGCAAAGGGATTGAGAAGGCTGATCCTGTCAAGCCGAGGAAAGAACACGAAGGTGAAGTAAAAAGCCGAAATTCAAAACCTGGCAGGAGAGACAAGGAATTTGAGCAAGAAGAGTattatttgaaggaaaaatttgAAAGTGTGATTGAATCGctgaagatatttaaaaatgatCCTTTATTCTTTAAACCAG GTAGTCAGTTCTTGTATTCAACGTATGGCTTTACTCTCTTAAGTGCTGTTGTGGAGAGAGTTTCAGGACAAAAATTTACAGATTATATGCTAAAAATGTTCCGTGATTTGGATATGCTATCGACTGTACTAGATGACAATGAAGCAATGATATATAACAGAGCAAG GTGTTACGTTTACAACAAAAAGGGACGGCTGGTAAACGCACCGTATGTGGACAACTCTTACAAGTGGGCTGGCGGTGGCTTTCTTTCGTCAGTAGGTGACCTTCTGAAATTTGGAAATGCCTTGTTGTACAGTTATCAAGCtggacagtttaaaaaaaataactgcaaactTCTTCCTGGGTACCTCAAACCAGACACAGTCGCAATGATGTGGACCCCAGTGCCAAAAACAGAAGTGTCGTGGGACAGGGATGGTAAATATGCAATGGCTTGGGCTGTAGTagagaaaaaacaacaatgTGGCTGTTGCAGACAGCAGAGACACTATGCATCTCATACGGGTGGTGCCGTGGGGGCAAGCAGTGTCCTCCTCATTCTTCCTGAGGAGCTGGACTCTGAAGCTCTAGGTACTGGGCTAGTGACACCACCTAGAGGAGTCATCGTTAGTATTATCTGTAATATGCAATCGGTTTCCCTCAACAGCACTGCCTTAAAGATTGCAAGGGagtttgataaagaaaaatgggCCCAATATATAGATTAG